Proteins from a single region of Geminicoccaceae bacterium:
- a CDS encoding ABC transporter permease: protein MTARYRRLIEFALDNLVWFMLLLVLVVFSIFIPNYFQIGIFANIIEASSVLGVLSIGLALVIIAGHMDLSVESVSALSAMTVGILFCSAGIGLGLDVQPAWLAVPISLAAALAVGGAIGAINGFLVVKLKMSAFIITLASYIWVRGLVLAVSGGRSAQDLAPAIRWFGIQRFLGLPLTAWIAIACFFAFSFIAARTPFGRRLKMIGGNETATYRAGIPVVRYLIIAFILAGAIAGLAGWLLAIRTSGATANLGIGLLFNAFAAVVIGGVSLKGGVGTLPGVYAGALILSSINTAINLMALPASLTQLIHGFLVLAAVLLDTFKQTIRKKIS, encoded by the coding sequence ATGACGGCACGTTATCGTCGATTGATCGAATTCGCGCTCGACAACCTCGTCTGGTTCATGCTGCTTCTCGTTCTTGTCGTCTTCTCGATCTTCATCCCCAATTATTTCCAGATCGGGATATTCGCCAATATCATTGAAGCATCGAGCGTGCTCGGCGTCCTGTCGATCGGGCTGGCTCTCGTGATCATTGCCGGACACATGGACCTGTCCGTGGAGTCGGTGTCGGCCCTTTCCGCCATGACCGTCGGCATCCTGTTCTGTTCCGCGGGCATCGGTCTTGGTCTCGATGTCCAGCCCGCGTGGCTGGCGGTGCCGATCTCGCTGGCGGCCGCACTGGCCGTCGGCGGTGCCATCGGTGCGATCAACGGCTTTCTCGTCGTGAAACTGAAGATGAGCGCATTCATCATCACACTCGCCTCCTACATCTGGGTTCGCGGACTGGTACTGGCCGTATCCGGCGGGCGCTCCGCCCAGGACCTCGCACCGGCCATCCGCTGGTTCGGCATCCAGCGTTTCCTGGGCCTGCCGCTGACGGCGTGGATCGCCATTGCCTGCTTCTTCGCCTTTTCCTTCATCGCCGCGCGGACACCGTTCGGACGACGCCTGAAGATGATCGGCGGCAACGAGACCGCGACCTATCGGGCAGGCATTCCGGTCGTCCGCTATCTCATCATCGCCTTCATCCTTGCAGGGGCCATTGCCGGCCTCGCAGGATGGCTTCTGGCGATCCGCACTTCGGGCGCAACGGCCAATCTGGGTATCGGCCTGCTGTTCAACGCCTTCGCCGCCGTCGTCATCGGTGGCGTCAGCCTCAAGGGCGGCGTGGGCACCCTGCCCGGCGTCTATGCCGGTGCGCTGATCCTTTCCTCGATCAACACGGCCATCAACCTCATGGCCCTGCCCGCCAGCCTGACCCAGCTCATCCATGGCTTCCTGGTGCTGGCGGCAGTGTTGCTCGACACGTTCAAGCAAACGATACGAAAGAAGATTTCATGA
- a CDS encoding sugar ABC transporter substrate-binding protein yields the protein MRRLALSMLGLLAMAVGMAGPASAQQSKGTVYYLVPTLLDEFQTGSVDALGAFLGQVGYDMKTLNADNKTDLQQTQMNDVIALGPDAVILAAVDFNALKPSIESARAAGIPVVEFDRQITSTPSDFTSVAGTIEIGHLAAGEAQRLLTERNGSVKGKILQVLGDPGDPYTLDIQKGFEEKMADFPEVTIISKPAMQWEASNAGTIVADAVVANPDIDLIFSHAAHLSVAAVAALETAGKQPGDIMMMSSNGAPVGLDLIRKGWLNVEIEQPLYAQAAAVAMFMDKIVAKETIEPGEYDVLGLKSELTIEDWGPNIKIPGAAITAGNVDDTSFWGNLKMPTASITSIK from the coding sequence ATGAGACGTCTTGCCTTGTCCATGTTGGGACTGCTTGCCATGGCCGTCGGCATGGCCGGGCCGGCATCGGCCCAGCAGTCCAAGGGTACGGTCTACTATCTGGTACCGACCCTGCTCGACGAATTCCAGACCGGTTCGGTCGACGCGCTCGGGGCCTTTCTGGGTCAGGTCGGCTACGACATGAAAACGCTCAACGCCGATAACAAGACCGACCTGCAGCAAACCCAGATGAACGATGTCATCGCGCTCGGTCCCGATGCGGTCATTCTGGCGGCCGTCGATTTCAATGCCCTCAAGCCTTCCATCGAGAGTGCGCGCGCAGCCGGTATCCCGGTGGTCGAGTTCGACCGCCAGATCACCTCGACCCCTTCCGATTTCACTTCGGTCGCCGGCACCATCGAAATCGGTCATCTGGCCGCCGGGGAAGCGCAAAGGCTGCTCACGGAAAGGAATGGCAGCGTCAAGGGCAAGATCCTGCAGGTGCTTGGTGATCCTGGCGATCCCTACACGCTCGATATCCAGAAGGGCTTCGAGGAGAAGATGGCGGACTTTCCCGAGGTCACCATCATCTCCAAGCCGGCCATGCAGTGGGAGGCCAGCAATGCCGGGACCATCGTTGCCGATGCGGTGGTGGCGAATCCCGATATCGACCTGATCTTCAGCCACGCGGCACACCTTTCCGTCGCAGCGGTGGCTGCTCTGGAAACCGCGGGCAAGCAACCCGGCGACATCATGATGATGAGTTCCAACGGCGCTCCCGTCGGCCTCGACCTGATCCGCAAGGGCTGGCTGAATGTCGAGATCGAACAGCCACTCTATGCGCAGGCAGCGGCGGTGGCCATGTTCATGGACAAGATCGTGGCCAAGGAGACCATCGAGCCGGGCGAATACGATGTGCTCGGCCTCAAGTCGGAACTGACGATCGAGGACTGGGGACCCAACATCAAGATCCCCGGAGCGGCCATCACCGCCGGCAATGTCGATGATACGTCCTTCTGGGGAAACCTGAAGATGCCGACGGCAAGTATTACTTCGATAAAATAA
- a CDS encoding sugar ABC transporter ATP-binding protein has translation MSEPLLVLDRITKNFGAIQALKGISFSIAKGEVVALLGDNGAGKSTLVKIIAGGEEPSSGRMYFEGREYRATTPAEGKAKGIETVYQDLSLCTNVDVVANFFMGRELTRRVLGIPVLDEKAMEAEVGTALAHAGTRIPSLRTNVEHLSGGQRQAIELNRFVHWGGKLVLLDEPFAALGVEQTRRGLDMIRQVAGRGIGVIIITHIMQQAFKVADRIIVIRQGVVAGDVPAHETTPDAVIAMITGEADAGAGPAEGDH, from the coding sequence ATGAGCGAGCCGCTGCTCGTGCTCGACAGGATCACCAAGAATTTCGGTGCCATTCAGGCACTCAAGGGGATTAGTTTCTCCATTGCCAAGGGCGAGGTCGTAGCCCTTCTCGGAGATAACGGCGCAGGCAAATCGACACTCGTCAAGATCATTGCCGGCGGGGAAGAACCGAGCTCGGGGCGCATGTATTTCGAAGGCCGCGAATACCGCGCCACGACACCGGCCGAAGGCAAGGCGAAGGGAATCGAAACCGTCTATCAGGACCTTTCCCTCTGCACCAACGTGGATGTCGTGGCGAATTTCTTCATGGGGCGGGAACTGACCCGGCGCGTGCTCGGGATCCCGGTGCTTGACGAGAAGGCGATGGAAGCCGAAGTGGGCACGGCCCTTGCTCATGCGGGAACCCGCATTCCGTCCTTGCGCACCAATGTGGAACATCTGTCCGGCGGGCAACGCCAGGCCATCGAGCTGAACCGTTTTGTCCATTGGGGCGGCAAGCTGGTCCTGCTCGATGAACCGTTCGCCGCACTTGGCGTCGAGCAGACCCGTCGTGGTCTCGACATGATCCGCCAGGTCGCCGGCCGTGGAATAGGCGTCATCATCATCACCCACATCATGCAGCAGGCGTTCAAGGTCGCTGACAGGATCATCGTCATCCGGCAAGGAGTGGTGGCTGGCGATGTTCCCGCCCATGAGACGACACCCGATGCCGTGATCGCCATGATCACGGGGGAGGCCGATGCCGGTGCCGGACCGGCTGAGGGCGATCACTGA